The Trueperaceae bacterium DNA window TTCGCGGGGTGGTCCTGATGCGCGAACGACCTGCGGAGGGTGTCGATCGTGCGGCCGCTGGTCGTGGGGAGGGGGATCTCATGATCGGGAAGGACGGGAGGAGCGCGATGGGGACGCTCGTCGAACGATCGACGAGGGTCGTGATGCTGCTGCACCTCCCGCACCGTCAGACGGCCGCCCAGGTGAGGGACGCGCTGGCAGTTCGCAAAGCGGAACGACCTGCCACCTTGCGCACGGTGCTGACGTGGGATCAGGGCAAGGCAATGAGCGAACACGCCAGGTTCCCCGTCGATGCGGGCGTCCACGTCTTCGATTGCGATCTGCATCGTCCTTGGCAGCGAGGCAGCAACGAGCATGCGAACGGTCGATTGCGCCCATCCTTCCCGAAAGCCATGGAGTTCGACCAGGTTGCGCAGGCGCATCTCGACACCGTCGCAGACGGCCACAACTTGCGGCCCCGGGGGGGCGCTCGACGGGCAGGCGCCAACCTAAGCGCATGGGCAGAGTCTTGCGATGACCGTTGGAAGACGCCGTCCAATTGATCACCGGCGGCCCCACGCGCCGACGTCCACGGGGAATGCGTATCGGCAGAACGGGCGTTCCATGAAGCGATGAGCGACGTCATGAACGAACTACTGATCGGGGCGGCCGTAGCCATACGAGGCAACTGCGTACGAAGGCTCGGGGACCGCGATGCCCGTGCGCGCGCTCGTGCCGTCACGTGGGATGGAGCGACCGGAGATACAGAGGGGACCTTCGGAGTACTGGCAACGCCTCGCGGTCACGACGTGGACCTGGACTCCGTGGCGTCAGGCTGCCGTGGCGACCGACGGCACACACGGGGAGCCCGTGGACGGGGACACACCCGAAGCGTGGAACGGCCATTGGTTCGTCGGCCGTGGCGGCGTATTGACGTTACCGGGCGCGAACGCCAAGGTGACGGCATTCACCATCCAGATCGTTTGAGGTCGTGATGACGCCATGGGTCAGCGTGAGGGGGAGGCCCCCCTCGACCCGGTGTCACGCACGGCGGCGTCGTCCACGATGGTCGGCGTTGGCGCGGAGGTGGTGGGCGCGTTCCTCAACGTCGCGGTCCTCGATGGCGGTGTGC harbors:
- a CDS encoding IS30 family transposase; the protein is MPSDGQGRRWPLRRVAARGTIRGVVLMRERPAEGVDRAAAGRGEGDLMIGKDGRSAMGTLVERSTRVVMLLHLPHRQTAAQVRDALAVRKAERPATLRTVLTWDQGKAMSEHARFPVDAGVHVFDCDLHRPWQRGSNEHANGRLRPSFPKAMEFDQVAQAHLDTVADGHNLRPRGGARRAGANLSAWAESCDDRWKTPSN